One segment of Sesamum indicum cultivar Zhongzhi No. 13 linkage group LG4, S_indicum_v1.0, whole genome shotgun sequence DNA contains the following:
- the LOC105159618 gene encoding histone H4-like — MPGRGKGGKGLGKGGAKRHRKVLRDNIQGITKPTIRQLAHRGGVKRISGLIYEETRGVLKIFLENVIRDAVTYTEHARRKTVTAMDVVYALKRQGRTLYGFGG, encoded by the coding sequence ATGCCGGGACGGGGCAAGGGCGGCAAGGGTTTGGGAAAGGGCGGAGCTAAGCGCCACCGCAAGGTCCTACGTGATAACATTCAAGGAATAACAAAGCCGACCATTCGCCAGTTGGCTCATCGAGGCGGCGTTAAGCGAATCAGCGGATTAATCTACGAAGAAACGCGTGGCGTTCTGAAGATTTTCTTGGAAAACGTCATACGTGATGCTGTTACCTACACCGAACACGCCCGCCGCAAAACTGTTACTGCCATGGATGTGGTTTATGCACTCAAGAGGCAAGGCCGTACACTTTACGGCTTTGGTGGTTGA